A stretch of the uncultured Bacteroides sp. genome encodes the following:
- the typA gene encoding translational GTPase TypA, whose protein sequence is MQNIRNIAIIAHVDHGKTTLVDKMLLAGHLFRDNQTSGELILDNNDLERERGITILSKNVSINYKGTKINIIDTPGHSDFGGEVERVLNMADGCVLLVDAFEGPMPQTRFVLQKALQIGLKPIVCINKVDKPNCRPEEVHEMVFDLMCSLEATEDQLNFPVIYGSAKNGWMSEDWQKPTEDIIPLLDCIVANIPAPKTSEGTPQMLITSLDYSSFTGRIAVGRVHRGTLKENMPVSLVKRDGSVVKSKIKEVHVFEGLGRAKATEVNSGDICALIGIEGFDIGDSICDIEKPEPLTPIAIDEPTMSMLFTINDSPFFGKDGKFVTSRHISDRLIKELDKNLALRVQNCETSDKWLVFGRGVLHLSVLIETMRREGYELQVGQPQVLYKEIDGRKCEPIEELTINVTEEYSSKIIDMVTRRKGEMVAMENNGERINMTFDMPSRGIIGLRTNVLTASAGEAIMAHRFKEYQPFKGEIERRTNGSIVAMEAGTAFAYALDKLQDRGRFFIFPQEEVYAGQIVGEHCKDNDLVVNVTKSKKLTNTRASGTDDKARIITPVVFSLEEALEYIKEDEYVEITPKHMRMRKVFLDENERKRNSRG, encoded by the coding sequence ATGCAAAATATTAGAAACATTGCAATTATTGCCCATGTAGACCATGGGAAAACAACATTAGTCGATAAGATGCTTTTAGCCGGACACTTGTTCCGCGACAATCAAACAAGTGGTGAATTAATCTTAGATAATAATGACCTTGAACGTGAACGAGGGATAACAATCCTTTCGAAGAACGTTTCTATTAATTATAAAGGGACAAAAATCAATATTATTGATACTCCGGGTCACTCCGACTTTGGTGGTGAAGTGGAACGTGTCCTTAATATGGCCGATGGTTGCGTGCTTTTAGTTGATGCCTTTGAAGGTCCGATGCCTCAAACACGCTTTGTACTTCAGAAAGCACTTCAAATTGGTTTAAAACCTATTGTTTGTATAAACAAGGTAGACAAACCAAACTGCCGTCCTGAAGAAGTTCACGAAATGGTATTTGATTTGATGTGCAGCCTTGAAGCAACTGAAGATCAGTTAAACTTCCCGGTAATCTACGGATCAGCAAAGAACGGATGGATGAGCGAAGATTGGCAAAAACCGACCGAAGATATCATTCCTTTATTGGATTGCATTGTTGCAAATATCCCTGCTCCTAAAACATCAGAAGGAACTCCTCAGATGCTAATCACATCATTGGACTATTCTTCTTTTACAGGACGTATTGCCGTAGGTCGTGTTCACCGTGGTACATTGAAAGAAAACATGCCTGTTTCTTTGGTTAAAAGAGATGGTTCTGTTGTAAAATCAAAAATCAAGGAAGTTCATGTATTTGAAGGGCTAGGACGTGCTAAAGCAACTGAAGTTAACTCAGGTGATATTTGTGCATTAATAGGTATAGAAGGTTTTGATATCGGTGATTCAATCTGCGATATTGAAAAACCAGAACCATTGACTCCAATTGCAATTGATGAGCCAACTATGAGTATGCTCTTCACTATCAATGACTCTCCTTTCTTTGGAAAAGATGGTAAATTTGTAACTTCACGTCATATCAGCGACCGTCTTATCAAGGAATTGGATAAGAATCTTGCTCTTCGCGTTCAAAATTGTGAGACTTCAGATAAATGGCTGGTATTTGGCCGTGGTGTACTTCACTTGTCTGTACTTATCGAAACAATGCGCCGTGAAGGATATGAACTTCAGGTAGGACAGCCACAGGTTCTTTACAAAGAAATTGATGGAAGAAAATGTGAACCTATTGAAGAACTTACTATCAATGTAACAGAAGAATACTCAAGTAAGATCATTGATATGGTTACCCGTAGAAAAGGGGAAATGGTTGCTATGGAAAATAATGGCGAACGCATCAACATGACATTCGACATGCCTTCACGTGGAATTATCGGTTTACGTACCAACGTACTTACCGCATCTGCAGGAGAAGCTATCATGGCTCACCGTTTCAAGGAATACCAACCATTTAAAGGAGAGATTGAACGACGCACTAACGGTTCTATTGTTGCAATGGAAGCTGGTACAGCATTCGCTTACGCTCTTGACAAACTTCAGGATCGCGGTAGATTCTTTATCTTCCCTCAGGAAGAAGTTTATGCCGGACAGATTGTTGGTGAACACTGCAAAGACAATGATCTTGTAGTTAATGTAACCAAATCAAAGAAACTGACCAATACTCGTGCTTCTGGTACTGATGATAAAGCCAGAATTATTACTCCGGTTGTTTTCTCACTGGAAGAAGCTTTAGAATACATCAAAGAAGATGAATATGTAGAAATAACTCCAAAACATATGCGTATGCGTAAAGTTTTCTTAGACGAAAATGAACGTAAACGTAATTCTAGAGGATAA
- the pckA gene encoding phosphoenolpyruvate carboxykinase (ATP) → MANLDLSKYGIVGATEILHNPSYEVLFAEETKAGLEGFEKGQETELGAVNVMTGVYTGRSPKDKFFVKDATTENTVWWTSDEYKNDNKPLSQESWSVLKGVVTKELSQKRLFVMDTFCGANESSRLKIRFIMEVAWQAHFVKNMFIRPTEEELANYGEPDFVVMNGSKTDAGENFAELGLNSKTFVVFNLTEKIQLIGGTWYGGEMKKGMFSYMNYLLPLQGMASMHCSANTNKDGETAIFFGLSGTGKTTLSTDPKRELIGDDEHGWDDEGVFNFEGGCYAKVINLSKENEPDIYAAIKRDALLENVTVDANGKINFDDKSVTENTRVSYPIYHIENIVKPVSKAPAAKKVIFLSADAFGVLPPVSILNAQQTQYYFLSGFTAKLAGTERGITEPTPTFSSCFGAAFLSLHPTKYAQELVKKMDKSGAKAYLVNTGWNGTGKRISIKDTRGIIDAILDGSIDKAETKSIPYFSFEVPTALPGVDPKILDPRDTYADAAQWEEKAKDLSARFIKNFAKFTGNEAGKALVAAGPQL, encoded by the coding sequence ATGGCAAACTTAGATTTAAGCAAGTATGGCATTGTAGGTGCAACTGAGATCCTACACAACCCATCTTATGAAGTATTGTTCGCAGAAGAAACAAAAGCTGGTTTGGAAGGCTTTGAAAAAGGTCAGGAAACAGAACTAGGTGCAGTAAACGTTATGACAGGTGTTTACACAGGTCGTTCTCCTAAAGACAAATTCTTTGTTAAAGATGCAACTACTGAAAATACAGTATGGTGGACTTCTGACGAATACAAGAATGATAACAAACCTCTTTCTCAGGAAAGCTGGAGTGTATTGAAAGGTGTTGTTACAAAAGAACTTTCTCAAAAGCGTCTTTTTGTTATGGATACTTTCTGCGGAGCTAACGAAAGCAGCCGTTTGAAAATCCGTTTCATCATGGAAGTAGCTTGGCAGGCACATTTCGTAAAGAACATGTTTATCCGTCCTACAGAAGAAGAATTGGCTAACTATGGCGAACCTGATTTCGTTGTAATGAACGGTTCTAAGACTGACGCTGGTGAAAACTTTGCAGAACTTGGCTTGAACTCTAAAACTTTCGTAGTATTCAACTTAACTGAAAAAATTCAGTTGATCGGTGGTACTTGGTATGGTGGTGAGATGAAGAAAGGTATGTTCTCTTACATGAACTACTTACTTCCATTACAGGGTATGGCTTCTATGCATTGCTCTGCAAACACAAATAAAGATGGCGAAACTGCAATCTTCTTTGGTTTGTCAGGTACTGGTAAAACTACTCTTTCTACAGATCCAAAACGTGAATTGATCGGTGACGACGAACACGGATGGGATGACGAAGGTGTATTCAACTTCGAAGGTGGTTGCTATGCTAAGGTTATTAACTTGAGCAAAGAAAACGAACCTGATATCTACGCTGCAATCAAACGTGACGCTCTTCTTGAAAACGTTACTGTTGATGCTAATGGCAAAATCAACTTTGATGATAAATCAGTAACTGAAAACACTCGTGTTTCTTATCCTATTTATCACATTGAAAACATCGTTAAGCCAGTTTCTAAGGCTCCTGCAGCTAAGAAGGTAATCTTCTTGTCAGCTGATGCATTCGGTGTTCTTCCTCCAGTTTCTATCTTGAATGCACAACAAACTCAATATTACTTCCTTTCTGGTTTCACTGCTAAATTAGCTGGAACAGAACGTGGTATTACTGAACCAACTCCAACATTCTCTTCTTGTTTCGGTGCAGCATTCCTTTCTTTACACCCAACAAAATATGCTCAGGAATTGGTTAAGAAGATGGATAAATCAGGTGCTAAGGCATACTTGGTTAACACTGGTTGGAATGGTACTGGCAAGAGAATCTCTATCAAAGATACAAGAGGTATCATTGATGCTATCCTTGATGGTTCTATTGACAAAGCAGAAACTAAGTCTATCCCTTACTTCTCTTTCGAAGTTCCAACAGCTCTTCCAGGTGTAGATCCTAAGATCTTAGATCCTCGTGATACTTATGCTGATGCAGCTCAATGGGAAGAAAAAGCAAAAGATCTTTCTGCTCGTTTCATCAAGAACTTTGCTAAGTTCACAGGTAACGAAGCTGGTAAGGCATTAGTTGCTGCTGGTCCTCAACTTTAA
- a CDS encoding polysaccharide deacetylase family protein — protein sequence MIIVYADEKSPRLDYILSRIFNDTLGGKFYFTTNKDKFIASHLPSVNYSFENLHKGVWIVPHSLLYNKGIDKQKIGKISRWKNLPVFFSQKQGDIPFDIFSAAFYLITRYEEYYSKALDIHGRYEYSDSIVCRMECIEEPIVDQWAYALKDELLKLYPECKFAPRSFNFIPTIDIDHPYLYRNKGFSLNALCLLKDLLKRDFSIFKNRLLTILHIKEDVYFNFGFLLQLYKEQGIKGFFFVHWGPYGRFDRRYIYPSCRYKKMLRQISEEHPVYIHPSYITAFNNLQFCKEKMELEKVLGRKTESSRQHFLRFRFPETFRQLQTADIHDDYSVLYSNQYGFRAGTSIPFPFYDVERDQETNLIIHPSAVMDMTLLRDFSMSPQQAFEKIKELAEKVKAVNGDFITLFHNSSLAETKEWKGWRDMYTEMIKQIIYITKKNNEDY from the coding sequence ATGATTATAGTATATGCAGATGAAAAGAGTCCCCGACTCGATTATATACTTTCCCGGATATTCAACGATACACTGGGAGGAAAGTTCTATTTTACGACCAACAAAGATAAATTTATCGCTTCACATCTACCCTCAGTCAATTATTCCTTTGAGAACCTGCACAAAGGAGTATGGATAGTACCTCACTCCTTATTATATAATAAAGGTATAGACAAACAGAAAATAGGAAAGATTTCCCGATGGAAGAACTTACCTGTATTCTTTTCCCAGAAACAAGGAGATATACCCTTTGATATATTCTCAGCAGCATTCTATCTTATTACAAGATATGAAGAATATTATTCAAAAGCACTAGACATCCATGGCCGATATGAATATTCGGATAGCATTGTCTGTAGAATGGAGTGTATTGAGGAGCCTATTGTTGATCAATGGGCTTATGCATTAAAAGATGAATTACTAAAACTTTACCCTGAATGTAAGTTTGCTCCCCGATCGTTCAATTTCATTCCAACCATTGATATTGACCATCCCTACCTTTACAGAAACAAAGGCTTTTCATTGAATGCTTTGTGCCTGTTAAAGGATTTGCTAAAAAGAGATTTTTCTATTTTCAAAAACCGACTACTTACCATTCTCCATATTAAAGAAGACGTTTATTTCAATTTTGGATTTCTTCTTCAGCTCTATAAAGAACAAGGCATTAAAGGCTTTTTTTTTGTACATTGGGGACCTTACGGGAGGTTTGACCGCAGATATATCTATCCATCTTGCCGCTATAAGAAAATGCTAAGGCAGATATCCGAAGAGCATCCGGTTTATATTCATCCTTCATATATAACCGCCTTCAACAATTTACAATTTTGCAAAGAAAAGATGGAACTTGAAAAGGTGTTAGGCAGAAAAACAGAAAGTAGCAGACAACATTTTCTTCGTTTCCGTTTTCCGGAGACTTTCAGACAGCTTCAAACAGCAGATATTCATGATGATTACTCCGTGCTTTATTCTAATCAGTATGGGTTCAGAGCCGGCACAAGCATCCCCTTTCCTTTCTATGATGTGGAAAGAGATCAGGAAACCAATCTGATTATACATCCGTCAGCCGTAATGGATATGACTTTACTAAGGGATTTCAGCATGAGTCCGCAACAAGCATTTGAAAAGATAAAAGAGCTTGCTGAAAAAGTAAAAGCTGTAAACGGGGATTTTATAACACTTTTCCACAACTCCTCTTTGGCAGAAACCAAAGAGTGGAAAGGATGGAGAGATATGTATACAGAAATGATTAAACAAATAATATATATAACAAAAAAAAACAATGAAGATTATTAA
- the upp gene encoding uracil phosphoribosyltransferase, translated as MKIINFGETNSILNQYVSEIRNIEVQNDSMRFRRNIERIGEIMAYEMSKEFTYSTKNVQTPLGIAPVNTPDNKIVISTILRAGLPFHQGFLNYFDKAENAFVSAYRKYKDALKFEINIEYIASPRIAGKTLIITDPMLATGSSLELSYGAMLTKGDPSEIHVAAIIASKKAIEYIQNVFPEEKTTIWCAAIDPEIDSHSYIVPGLGDAGDLSYGEKE; from the coding sequence ATGAAGATTATTAATTTTGGTGAAACAAATTCCATCTTAAATCAGTATGTTTCAGAGATTAGAAACATAGAAGTACAGAATGACAGCATGCGTTTCCGTCGCAACATCGAACGAATTGGTGAAATTATGGCTTATGAGATGAGTAAGGAATTTACTTATTCAACTAAAAACGTCCAAACGCCCCTAGGTATTGCTCCTGTAAATACCCCAGACAATAAAATTGTTATCAGTACAATTCTTCGTGCTGGGCTTCCTTTTCACCAGGGATTCCTTAATTATTTTGATAAAGCAGAGAATGCTTTTGTTTCTGCTTATCGCAAATATAAAGATGCGCTTAAATTTGAAATCAATATTGAATATATTGCTTCCCCAAGAATTGCCGGTAAAACATTAATTATTACTGACCCAATGCTTGCCACAGGAAGTTCTCTGGAGTTAAGCTATGGTGCAATGCTTACTAAAGGCGATCCATCAGAGATACACGTAGCCGCTATTATTGCCAGCAAAAAAGCTATTGAATATATTCAGAATGTATTCCCAGAAGAAAAAACAACGATCTGGTGTGCAGCAATTGACCCTGAAATAGATTCTCATTCTTATATTGTTCCGGGATTAGGTGATGCCGGAGACTTATCCTACGGAGAAAAAGAATAA
- a CDS encoding 2-oxoacid:ferredoxin oxidoreductase subunit beta, producing the protein MSELLYAAKDFKSDQYVRWCPGCGDHALLNSLHKTMAGLGIAPNMTAVISGIGCSSRLPYYMNTYGFHTIHGRAAAIATGVKVANPELTVWQISGDGDGLAIGGNHFIHALRRNVNINIVLLNNRIYGLTKGQYSPTSPRGFVSKSSPYGTVEDPFRPAELAFGARGRFFGRCVDVDSSSSVEVLTASARHKGASVVEVLQNCVIFNDGCYSAVATKEGRAKNAIYLKQGLPMLFGENNEKGLMQEGFGLKVVTLGENGVTEKDILVHDAHCEDNTLHMKLALMEGPDFPIALGVIRDVQAPSYEECLYAQIKEVQAKKPIRKLEEFLLSGDTWEIK; encoded by the coding sequence ATGAGCGAACTATTATATGCGGCAAAAGATTTTAAGAGTGATCAGTATGTTCGTTGGTGTCCGGGATGTGGTGACCATGCGTTACTGAATTCTTTGCACAAAACAATGGCTGGTCTGGGAATTGCTCCTAACATGACAGCAGTGATTTCGGGTATTGGATGTTCCTCACGCTTACCTTACTATATGAATACTTATGGTTTTCATACTATTCACGGACGTGCGGCTGCTATTGCTACCGGGGTGAAAGTTGCCAATCCAGAATTAACTGTTTGGCAAATCTCTGGTGATGGTGATGGGCTAGCTATTGGTGGAAATCATTTTATTCATGCTCTTCGCAGAAATGTGAATATTAATATTGTTCTTTTAAATAATCGTATCTATGGATTGACTAAAGGGCAATATTCACCAACCTCTCCAAGAGGTTTTGTTTCTAAATCTTCTCCTTATGGGACAGTGGAAGATCCTTTCCGTCCTGCGGAGCTTGCATTTGGTGCAAGAGGCCGATTCTTTGGAAGATGTGTGGATGTAGATTCTTCGAGCTCAGTGGAAGTATTAACAGCTTCTGCTCGTCATAAAGGAGCTTCTGTTGTAGAAGTTTTGCAAAACTGTGTGATCTTTAATGACGGCTGTTATAGTGCAGTTGCAACAAAAGAAGGACGTGCAAAGAATGCCATTTACCTGAAACAAGGCCTGCCAATGTTGTTTGGCGAAAACAATGAGAAAGGTCTTATGCAAGAAGGATTTGGTTTGAAAGTGGTGACTTTAGGTGAAAATGGTGTTACTGAAAAAGATATTCTGGTACATGATGCTCATTGTGAAGATAACACGCTTCACATGAAACTTGCGTTGATGGAAGGTCCTGATTTCCCCATTGCTTTAGGTGTGATTCGTGATGTGCAGGCTCCAAGTTACGAGGAATGTTTGTATGCACAAATTAAAGAAGTTCAAGCAAAGAAACCTATTCGTAAATTGGAAGAATTCCTGCTTAGTGGTGATACTTGGGAAATAAAGTAA
- a CDS encoding 2-oxoacid:acceptor oxidoreductase subunit alpha — MADEMVVKELERVVVRFSGDSGDGMQLAGNIFSNLSAVLGNDISTFPDYPAEIRAPQGTISGVSGFQVHIGAKKVFTSGDKCDVLVAMNPAALKTNVKFITPQSIIIIDTDSFTKKDLEKALYVTDEPFTELGIQNQIIDAPISSMCKESLKDSGLDNKAAIRCKNMFALGLVCWLFNRPLDHAMHMLNEKFAKKPSIAEANIKVLTDGYNYGHNIHASVSTYIVESKGEKEKGFYTDVNGNLATSYGLVAAAEKAGLQLFLGSYPITPATDILHNLAKWKELGVVTVQCEDEISGACSAIGASFAGNLAVTTTSGPGICLKSEAINLAVIAELPLVIVNVQRGGPSTGLPTKSEQTDLLQAVYGRNGESPLVVIAATSPTNCFDSAYMAAKIALEHMTPVILLTDAYIANGSAAWKIPSLKDYPEIKPNYVTKEMQEVWKPYMRNIESQVRYWAVPGMEGFMHRVGGLEKDFATSAISTDADNHQRMTLTRQEKIDYIANCIPELEVLGDKNADLLVVGWGGTYGHLYSAVEKCQQEGKKVAFAHFQYISPLPKNTEEVLRAFKKIVVVEQNLGQFAGLLRMKIPGLDICQFNRVKGQPFNVDRLVEEFTKLMEEK; from the coding sequence ATGGCAGACGAAATGGTAGTTAAAGAATTAGAGAGGGTCGTTGTTCGTTTCTCTGGTGATTCCGGTGATGGAATGCAATTGGCCGGGAACATTTTCTCTAATTTATCCGCCGTATTAGGGAATGATATTTCTACATTTCCTGATTATCCGGCAGAGATCCGTGCCCCGCAGGGAACAATTAGTGGAGTTTCCGGTTTTCAGGTACATATTGGCGCTAAGAAAGTTTTTACTTCTGGTGACAAGTGTGATGTTCTTGTGGCAATGAATCCCGCAGCACTAAAAACAAATGTAAAATTTATCACTCCACAATCCATTATTATTATTGATACAGATTCCTTTACCAAAAAAGATTTAGAAAAAGCGCTCTATGTAACAGATGAGCCTTTTACAGAGTTGGGTATTCAAAATCAGATTATTGATGCACCTATCTCTTCTATGTGTAAAGAAAGTCTGAAAGATAGCGGATTGGATAATAAGGCTGCTATTCGATGCAAAAATATGTTCGCATTGGGATTGGTTTGCTGGCTATTTAATCGTCCTCTGGACCATGCCATGCATATGCTTAATGAGAAATTTGCAAAGAAACCTTCTATTGCGGAAGCAAATATCAAGGTTTTGACAGATGGCTATAACTATGGTCACAATATCCACGCCTCAGTATCTACCTATATTGTTGAATCTAAAGGTGAGAAAGAAAAAGGTTTTTACACTGATGTGAATGGTAACCTTGCCACTTCTTACGGGCTTGTTGCCGCTGCTGAAAAAGCTGGCTTACAGTTGTTCTTAGGTTCATATCCCATTACTCCGGCTACTGATATCCTTCATAATCTTGCTAAATGGAAAGAGCTGGGAGTAGTTACAGTACAGTGTGAAGATGAAATTTCTGGTGCATGTAGCGCTATCGGTGCTTCTTTTGCTGGAAATCTGGCAGTAACTACGACTTCTGGGCCAGGTATCTGCCTTAAAAGTGAAGCTATTAATCTCGCTGTTATTGCTGAACTACCATTGGTAATTGTGAATGTTCAGCGCGGTGGCCCTTCAACAGGTTTGCCAACCAAGAGCGAACAGACCGACTTATTGCAGGCTGTTTATGGACGTAACGGTGAAAGTCCACTGGTTGTAATAGCTGCAACTTCTCCTACAAATTGTTTTGATTCTGCTTATATGGCAGCTAAAATAGCATTGGAACATATGACTCCGGTCATTCTTCTTACAGATGCATATATTGCCAACGGATCTGCAGCATGGAAGATTCCTTCCCTGAAAGATTACCCTGAAATTAAACCTAACTATGTAACCAAAGAGATGCAGGAAGTATGGAAGCCATACATGCGCAATATAGAATCTCAGGTTCGTTATTGGGCAGTTCCTGGTATGGAAGGCTTTATGCACAGAGTTGGAGGGCTGGAAAAAGATTTTGCAACAAGTGCTATTTCTACCGATGCAGATAATCACCAGAGAATGACATTGACCCGTCAGGAAAAGATTGATTATATTGCCAATTGTATTCCTGAGCTTGAAGTTCTGGGAGATAAAAATGCCGATCTGCTGGTTGTAGGATGGGGCGGAACCTACGGACATCTCTATTCTGCTGTGGAGAAATGCCAACAAGAGGGGAAAAAGGTAGCTTTTGCTCATTTTCAATACATCAGTCCGTTGCCTAAGAATACTGAAGAGGTGTTGAGGGCTTTCAAAAAGATTGTTGTTGTAGAACAAAACCTTGGACAGTTTGCCGGACTTCTTCGTATGAAGATTCCAGGACTAGATATCTGTCAGTTCAATAGAGTGAAAGGACAGCCTTTCAATGTGGATAGACTTGTAGAAGAATTTACTAAATTGATGGAGGAAAAGTAA